A stretch of Streptomyces vietnamensis DNA encodes these proteins:
- a CDS encoding AraC family transcriptional regulator: METVGTDRHDQRDPLDRRDPLDPPGDGEHEDLLSELLKPLRLTGVFDSRWHVRAPWAIEGDAERSCAVLHYVVEGGCWITADGEAPVELHAGDLVVFPTGAAHRLSDRPERQGVPLKAVLPERQPGTSGEIVIEGSGPESRLLCAGLHYDASAATGLYTSLPWALVLDGHQVDREPLLRDTLRLLAAPDRPVGPGDRLITLRAFEMALVLALRPLLRELADNPASLPLLRHPGISRAVVMMATRFAEPWTIDSVAREVGMSRSAFTAAFRELVGDSPARYLAARRMQEAGRLLTETSLPQSALPERVGYRSAVGFHLAFRKWFGVTPGEYRAGEVRAA, encoded by the coding sequence ATGGAAACCGTGGGAACCGACCGTCACGACCAGCGCGACCCCCTCGACCGGCGCGACCCCCTCGATCCGCCCGGCGACGGCGAGCACGAGGACCTGCTGAGCGAGCTCCTCAAACCCCTCCGGCTCACCGGCGTCTTCGACAGCCGCTGGCACGTCCGCGCCCCCTGGGCCATCGAGGGCGACGCCGAACGCAGCTGCGCCGTCCTCCACTACGTCGTCGAGGGCGGCTGCTGGATCACCGCCGACGGCGAGGCCCCCGTCGAACTCCACGCCGGCGACCTCGTCGTCTTCCCCACCGGCGCCGCGCACCGCCTCTCCGACCGGCCCGAACGCCAGGGCGTCCCGCTCAAGGCCGTCCTGCCCGAACGGCAGCCCGGCACCTCCGGCGAGATCGTCATCGAGGGCAGCGGACCCGAGAGCCGCCTCCTGTGCGCCGGCCTCCACTACGACGCCAGCGCCGCCACCGGCCTCTACACCTCCCTGCCCTGGGCCCTCGTCCTCGACGGCCACCAGGTCGACCGCGAACCGCTGCTCCGCGACACCCTCCGGCTGCTCGCCGCCCCCGACCGGCCCGTCGGCCCCGGCGACCGGCTCATCACCCTGCGCGCCTTTGAGATGGCGCTCGTCCTCGCGCTCCGCCCGCTGCTCCGCGAGCTCGCCGACAACCCGGCCTCGCTGCCGCTGCTCCGCCACCCCGGGATCAGCCGGGCGGTCGTCATGATGGCGACCCGGTTCGCCGAGCCCTGGACCATCGACTCCGTCGCCCGGGAGGTGGGCATGTCCCGCTCCGCCTTCACCGCCGCCTTCCGCGAACTCGTCGGCGACTCCCCGGCCCGGTACCTCGCCGCCCGCCGCATGCAGGAGGCCGGCCGGCTCCTCACCGAGACCTCGCTCCCGCAGTCGGCCCTGCCCGAACGCGTCGGCTACCGCAGCGCCGTCGGCTTCCACCTCGCGTTCCGGAAGTGGTTCGGGGTGACCCCCGGCGAGTACCGGGCGGGCGAGGTCAGGGCCGCCTGA
- a CDS encoding 4-hydroxyphenylacetate 3-hydroxylase family protein, with protein MTRSGQEYLEGLRDGREIWLDGERVKDVTAHPAFRASAASFAGLYDLADDPVHRPVLVQGGVRRAGAVPRSYEELVARRRAFRTTARASYGFLGRTPDYMAAGAAGFAAAPAVFTGDAFDGAGHALAFHRRLAEGDLHTAFTLTDPPSGRGEDDLALRVVEERDGGIVVRGAKTIGTGAVFADELLVGTIEPLAADDTEHAVTFSVRLDTPGLKLISRTSYEERSRSVFDQPLSSRYDENDALLVCEDVFVPWERVLTYRDPATTAAIWWQTPAYLNFVHQSATRFWTKLEFLTGLAILITRSNGTGDLPPVTQAIGRLLGMVAQAKAFVLAAEASYEEVDGGRGGVRPGQEISFAQRIMAGELYPRAVQDVKLLAGGALVQLPASGRDLLHPELGPLVRRYFATPGHPAEDRVKLLKLAWDALGSEFAGRHEQYERFYHGAPHVYLTMQTRAGAAEECESLAQACLDGYGLGTTR; from the coding sequence GTGACGAGGTCCGGGCAGGAGTATCTGGAGGGACTGCGCGACGGGCGCGAGATCTGGCTCGACGGGGAGCGGGTCAAGGACGTCACCGCCCACCCCGCCTTCCGGGCCTCCGCGGCCTCCTTCGCCGGCCTGTACGACCTCGCCGACGACCCCGTGCACCGCCCCGTCCTCGTCCAGGGCGGAGTGCGCCGCGCCGGTGCGGTGCCCCGCTCGTACGAGGAGCTCGTCGCCCGCCGCCGCGCCTTCCGCACCACGGCGCGGGCGAGCTACGGCTTCCTCGGCCGCACCCCCGACTACATGGCCGCCGGGGCGGCCGGGTTCGCCGCCGCGCCCGCCGTCTTCACCGGCGACGCCTTCGACGGCGCCGGGCACGCCCTCGCCTTCCACCGGCGGCTCGCCGAGGGCGACCTGCACACCGCGTTCACCCTCACCGACCCGCCGTCCGGCCGCGGCGAGGACGACCTCGCCCTGCGGGTCGTGGAGGAACGCGACGGCGGGATCGTCGTCCGCGGCGCCAAGACCATCGGCACCGGCGCGGTCTTCGCCGACGAGCTCCTCGTCGGCACCATCGAGCCGCTCGCCGCCGACGACACCGAGCACGCCGTCACCTTCTCCGTACGGCTCGACACCCCCGGCCTCAAGCTGATCTCCCGCACCTCCTACGAGGAGCGCTCCCGGTCCGTCTTCGACCAGCCGCTCTCCTCCCGGTACGACGAGAACGACGCGCTGCTCGTCTGCGAGGACGTCTTCGTGCCCTGGGAACGCGTCCTCACCTACCGGGACCCGGCCACCACCGCCGCGATCTGGTGGCAGACCCCCGCCTACCTCAACTTCGTCCACCAGTCCGCCACCCGCTTCTGGACCAAGCTGGAGTTCCTCACCGGCCTCGCGATCCTGATCACCCGCTCGAACGGCACAGGGGACCTGCCGCCCGTCACCCAGGCGATCGGCCGGCTCCTCGGCATGGTCGCCCAGGCCAAGGCCTTCGTCCTCGCCGCCGAGGCCTCGTACGAGGAGGTCGACGGCGGGCGCGGCGGCGTCCGCCCCGGGCAGGAGATCTCCTTCGCCCAGCGGATCATGGCCGGCGAGCTGTACCCGCGCGCCGTCCAGGACGTCAAGCTCCTCGCCGGCGGCGCCCTCGTCCAGCTCCCCGCCAGCGGCCGCGACCTGCTCCACCCCGAACTCGGGCCGCTGGTCCGCCGCTACTTCGCGACGCCCGGCCATCCCGCCGAGGACCGCGTCAAGCTCCTCAAACTCGCCTGGGACGCCCTCGGTTCGGAGTTCGCCGGCCGCCACGAGCAGTACGAGCGCTTCTACCACGGCGCCCCGCACGTCTACCTGACCATGCAGACCCGGGCCGGAGCGGCGGAGGAGTGCGAGAGCCTCGCGCAGGCCTGCCTCGACGGCTACGGCCTGGGGACGACCCGGTGA
- a CDS encoding SDR family oxidoreductase translates to MDSEIPMRVAVVGATGFQGGAVARLLAERHHRVRTLTRRPEADRPPLPGAFFLAGDLGVPGDVRRLFSGTTHAFVTMPLVYDGTRVEAYARNIAEAALAAGTERLVFNANTRLPLGPTDVAAFETRRLAEQVLRDSGVPLVVVRPPVYLDNLFSPWNGPALVDEGVLAYPLPESARTAWLSHRGLAEAALAALTREDLEGRTFDIGGDRALTGRELAEAFGRGLGRTVRYEELDPAVFEQGLAQLLGPETAAGVAGIYHYMASGADPLLMTDDDGVSSEVLGLEPAPVEEWVARQPWQVWSSDAETPDASPRA, encoded by the coding sequence ATGGACAGTGAGATTCCGATGCGGGTGGCGGTCGTGGGCGCGACCGGCTTCCAGGGCGGCGCGGTGGCCCGCCTCCTCGCCGAGCGGCACCACCGGGTGCGGACCCTGACCCGGCGCCCGGAGGCGGACCGGCCGCCGCTGCCGGGGGCCTTCTTCCTCGCCGGGGACCTGGGGGTGCCGGGGGACGTGCGGCGACTGTTCTCGGGGACCACGCACGCGTTCGTCACGATGCCGCTCGTGTACGACGGGACGCGGGTGGAGGCGTACGCGCGGAACATCGCGGAGGCCGCGCTCGCGGCGGGCACGGAACGGCTCGTGTTCAACGCCAACACCCGGCTTCCGCTGGGCCCGACGGACGTCGCCGCCTTCGAGACGCGGCGGCTCGCGGAGCAGGTCCTGCGGGACAGCGGGGTGCCGCTCGTGGTGGTCAGGCCGCCGGTGTACCTGGACAACCTGTTCTCGCCGTGGAACGGGCCCGCCCTGGTCGACGAGGGCGTCCTCGCCTACCCCCTGCCGGAGTCCGCGCGGACGGCGTGGCTGTCGCACCGGGGCCTCGCGGAGGCGGCGCTCGCGGCGCTCACCCGGGAGGACCTGGAGGGCCGGACCTTCGACATCGGCGGCGACCGCGCCCTGACGGGCCGTGAGCTCGCCGAGGCCTTCGGGCGGGGCCTCGGCCGGACGGTGCGGTACGAGGAGCTGGATCCGGCCGTGTTCGAGCAGGGCCTGGCGCAGCTGCTCGGCCCGGAGACGGCGGCCGGGGTCGCGGGGATCTACCACTACATGGCGAGCGGCGCCGATCCGCTCCTGATGACGGACGACGACGGGGTGTCGTCGGAGGTCCTCGGCCTGGAACCGGCCCCGGTGGAGGAGTGGGTGGCCCGCCAGCCCTGGCAGGTGTGGTCGTCGGACGCGGAGACCCCGGACGCCTCGCCGCGCGCCTGA
- the treS gene encoding maltose alpha-D-glucosyltransferase, which yields MTTVNEPVPDTFEDTPAKDRDPEWFKRAVFYEVLVRSFQDSNGDGVGDLKGITSKLDYLQWLGVDCLWLPPFFKSPLRDGGYDVADYTSVLPEFGDLADFVEFVDAAHQRGMRVVIDFVMNHTSDQHPWFQESRRDPDGPYGDYYVWADDDKQYADARIIFVDTESSNWTFDPVRKQYYWHRFFSHQPDLNYDNPAVQEEILSALKFWLDLGIDGFRLDAVPYLYQQEGTNCENLPATHAFLKRVRKEIDDHYPDTVLLAEANQWPEDVVDYFGDFRSGGDECHMAFHFPVMPRIFMAVRRESRHPVSEILAKTPEIPSGCQWGIFLRNHDELTLEMVTDEERDYMYAEYAKDPRMRANIGIRRRLAPLLDNDRKQMELFTALLFSLPGSPVLYYGDEIGMGDNIWLGDRDGVRTPMQWTPDRNAGFSSCDPGRLYLPAIMDPVHGYQVTNVEAGMASPSSLLHWTKRMIEIRKQNRAFGTGTYTELPASNPAVLAFLREDGDDLVLCVNNFSRHAQPTELDLRRFDGTRPVELIGGVKFPAIGQLPYLLTLAGHGFYWFRLKRA from the coding sequence ATGACGACTGTCAACGAGCCCGTCCCCGACACCTTCGAGGACACCCCCGCCAAGGACCGCGATCCCGAGTGGTTCAAGCGGGCGGTGTTCTACGAGGTCCTCGTCCGCTCCTTCCAGGACAGCAACGGCGACGGCGTCGGCGACCTGAAGGGCATCACGTCCAAGCTGGACTACCTCCAGTGGCTGGGCGTCGACTGCCTCTGGCTGCCGCCGTTCTTCAAGTCCCCGTTGCGGGACGGCGGCTACGACGTCGCCGACTACACCTCGGTGCTCCCCGAGTTCGGCGACCTCGCCGACTTCGTGGAGTTCGTCGACGCGGCCCACCAGCGCGGCATGCGCGTGGTCATCGACTTCGTCATGAACCACACCAGCGACCAGCACCCGTGGTTCCAGGAGTCGCGGCGCGACCCGGACGGCCCCTACGGCGACTACTACGTCTGGGCCGACGACGACAAGCAGTACGCGGACGCCCGGATCATCTTCGTCGACACCGAGTCCTCGAACTGGACCTTCGACCCGGTCCGCAAGCAGTACTACTGGCACCGCTTCTTCTCGCACCAGCCGGACCTCAACTACGACAACCCGGCCGTGCAGGAGGAGATCCTCTCCGCGCTGAAGTTCTGGCTGGACCTGGGCATCGACGGCTTCCGGCTCGACGCGGTGCCGTACCTGTACCAGCAGGAGGGCACCAACTGCGAGAACCTCCCCGCCACCCACGCCTTCCTCAAGCGGGTCCGCAAGGAGATCGACGACCACTACCCGGACACGGTGCTGCTCGCCGAGGCCAACCAGTGGCCGGAGGACGTCGTCGACTACTTCGGCGACTTCCGCTCGGGCGGCGACGAGTGCCACATGGCCTTCCACTTCCCGGTCATGCCGCGCATCTTCATGGCCGTGCGCCGCGAGTCCCGCCACCCGGTCTCCGAGATCCTGGCGAAGACCCCGGAGATCCCCTCCGGCTGCCAGTGGGGCATCTTCCTGCGCAACCACGACGAGCTCACCCTCGAGATGGTCACGGACGAAGAGCGCGACTACATGTACGCCGAGTACGCCAAGGACCCGCGCATGCGGGCCAACATCGGCATCCGGCGACGTCTCGCCCCGCTCCTCGACAACGACCGCAAGCAGATGGAGCTGTTCACCGCGCTGCTCTTCTCGCTGCCCGGCTCGCCGGTGCTGTACTACGGCGACGAGATCGGCATGGGCGACAACATCTGGCTCGGCGACCGGGACGGGGTGCGGACCCCGATGCAGTGGACCCCCGACCGGAACGCGGGCTTCTCCTCCTGCGACCCGGGACGGCTCTACCTGCCGGCCATCATGGACCCGGTCCACGGCTACCAGGTGACGAACGTCGAGGCGGGCATGGCCTCTCCGTCCTCGCTCCTCCACTGGACGAAGCGGATGATCGAGATCCGAAAGCAGAACCGTGCCTTCGGGACGGGGACGTACACGGAACTCCCGGCGTCCAACCCGGCGGTGCTCGCCTTCCTCCGGGAAGACGGCGACGACCTCGTGCTGTGCGTGAACAACTTCTCGCGGCACGCACAGCCGACCGAGCTCGACCTGCGGCGCTTCGACGGCACCCGGCCCGTGGAGCTGATCGGCGGGGTGAAGTTCCCGGCCATCGGGCAGCTGCCCTACCTCCTGACCCTTGCGGGACACGGCTTCTACTGGTTCCGTCTCAAGAGGGCCTGA
- a CDS encoding monodechloroaminopyrrolnitrin synthase PrnB family protein, whose product MTEDIRAADPLGADALLAAVPGMNERADAAALTVALRALVPDLEEAAGWSVGGALAAMRDLGILLGSLKRHGVQPLAAVPEALPVLELLGRRTDMIPRDTVHHYTSWNPTGPRRRTYTGHPTEARLQDAVRMVFPGLVAALEDCTRVARLEPYDPGFPAALDRIAGHVRAMVESIDLTVAQVPPEYFALTLRPYFEEVEIAGRDYLGPAAAQVPLWLVDLTLWQCDRSDAAYDAFLAESLPYALPSWRAFHARHRGGISAVSKLSAAVSWEGADRLPPALTASAEALGRVLRILKTFRARHLGIARKAYSDDIRLYEEGSGGAPVALLRSILDLTRENETMVRRATAQRRPAGAPVGPAA is encoded by the coding sequence ATGACCGAGGACATACGTGCCGCCGACCCGCTGGGCGCCGACGCCCTGCTCGCCGCGGTGCCCGGGATGAACGAGCGGGCCGACGCGGCCGCGCTGACCGTCGCCCTGCGCGCCCTGGTGCCCGACCTCGAGGAGGCCGCCGGATGGAGCGTCGGCGGCGCGCTCGCCGCCATGCGGGACCTCGGCATCCTGCTCGGCTCCCTCAAACGGCACGGCGTGCAGCCGCTGGCCGCCGTCCCCGAGGCCCTGCCCGTCCTCGAACTCCTCGGCCGCCGCACCGACATGATCCCCCGGGACACCGTCCACCACTACACGAGCTGGAACCCCACGGGCCCCCGCCGCCGCACCTACACCGGCCACCCCACCGAGGCCCGCCTCCAGGACGCGGTACGGATGGTGTTCCCGGGGCTCGTCGCGGCGCTCGAGGACTGCACCCGGGTCGCCCGCCTCGAACCGTACGACCCCGGGTTCCCGGCCGCCCTCGACCGCATCGCCGGCCACGTCCGGGCCATGGTGGAGTCCATCGACCTCACCGTCGCCCAGGTCCCGCCCGAGTACTTCGCGCTCACCCTCCGCCCCTACTTCGAGGAGGTCGAGATCGCCGGCCGCGACTACCTCGGCCCGGCCGCCGCACAGGTCCCGCTCTGGCTGGTCGACCTGACGCTGTGGCAGTGCGACCGCTCCGACGCCGCCTACGACGCCTTCCTCGCCGAGTCCCTGCCGTACGCCCTGCCGTCCTGGCGCGCCTTCCACGCCCGGCACCGGGGCGGGATCTCCGCCGTCAGCAAGCTGTCGGCGGCCGTCAGCTGGGAGGGCGCCGACCGGCTGCCGCCCGCGCTCACCGCCTCGGCGGAGGCGCTCGGCCGCGTCCTGCGGATCCTGAAGACCTTCCGGGCCCGGCACCTCGGCATCGCCCGCAAGGCCTACAGCGACGACATACGCCTGTACGAGGAGGGCAGCGGCGGGGCCCCCGTCGCGCTGCTGCGCTCGATCCTGGACCTGACCAGGGAGAACGAGACCATGGTGCGCCGCGCGACCGCGCAGCGCCGTCCCGCCGGCGCCCCCGTCGGCCCGGCCGCGTAG
- a CDS encoding alpha-1,4-glucan--maltose-1-phosphate maltosyltransferase has product MGRIPVLDVRPLVDCGRRPAKAVAGETFEVTATVFREGHDAVAANVVLRGPSGRPGPWTPMRELAPGTDRWGAEVTPDAEGLWTYTVEAWSDPVATWRHTARIKIPAGIDSELVLAEGAELHERAAKGVPKKGGGREAVLAAADVLRDVSRPAAVRLAAALAPQVVDALDRHPLRELLSASPALPLQVERERALFGSWYEFFPRSEGVRKVKGRTVPGNFRTAAERLPAIAAMGFDVVYLPPVHPIGETHRKGPNNSLSAAPSDVGVPWAIGSPEGGHDALHPDLGTFEDFDAFVAKARELRLEIALDFALQCSPDHPWVEKHPEWFHHRPDGSIAYAENPPKKYQDIYPIAFDKDMDGIVAETVRILRHWMDHGVRIFRVDNPHTKPVVFWERVIGEINRADPDVIFLAEAFTRPAMMRTLGAIGFQQSYTYFTWRNTKEELTEYLTELSGETAAQMRPNFFVNTPDILHAYLQEGGRPAFEARAVLAATLSPSWGMYAGYELCENTPLREGSEEYLDSEKYELRPRDWESAERAGTTITPLITALNRIRRRHPALRRLRNLTFHDTDNPQVIAYSKRSGSNIVLVVVNLDPHHTQEASLSLNMPELGLDWHETVPVRDELTGETYHWGRAAYVRLEPGVTPAHVLALRPSPQTGGSPTS; this is encoded by the coding sequence ATGGGACGCATTCCCGTACTGGACGTCCGCCCGCTGGTCGACTGTGGCCGGCGCCCCGCGAAGGCGGTGGCCGGAGAGACCTTCGAGGTGACGGCGACCGTCTTCCGCGAGGGCCACGACGCGGTCGCCGCCAATGTCGTGCTGCGCGGCCCGTCGGGCCGGCCAGGACCCTGGACCCCGATGCGCGAACTGGCCCCGGGCACCGACCGGTGGGGCGCCGAGGTCACCCCGGACGCCGAGGGCCTCTGGACGTACACCGTGGAGGCCTGGAGCGACCCGGTGGCCACCTGGCGCCACACGGCGCGGATCAAGATCCCGGCCGGGATCGACTCCGAACTGGTCCTCGCCGAGGGCGCCGAGCTGCACGAGCGGGCCGCGAAGGGCGTCCCGAAGAAGGGCGGCGGCCGGGAGGCCGTGCTCGCGGCGGCGGACGTGCTGCGCGACGTGTCGCGTCCGGCGGCCGTGCGGCTCGCCGCCGCGCTCGCCCCGCAGGTGGTCGACGCCCTGGACCGCCACCCGCTGCGCGAACTCCTCTCCGCCTCCCCCGCGTTGCCGCTCCAGGTGGAGCGCGAGCGGGCCCTGTTCGGCTCCTGGTACGAGTTCTTCCCGCGCTCGGAGGGGGTGCGGAAGGTGAAGGGGCGTACGGTCCCGGGGAACTTCCGCACCGCCGCCGAACGGCTCCCGGCGATCGCCGCGATGGGCTTCGACGTCGTCTACCTGCCGCCGGTGCACCCGATCGGCGAGACCCACCGCAAGGGCCCCAACAACTCGCTTTCGGCCGCGCCGAGCGACGTGGGCGTGCCGTGGGCGATCGGCTCGCCGGAGGGCGGGCACGACGCGCTCCACCCGGACCTGGGGACCTTCGAGGACTTCGACGCGTTCGTGGCGAAGGCCCGGGAGCTGCGCCTGGAGATCGCGCTCGACTTCGCGCTCCAGTGCTCCCCCGACCACCCGTGGGTGGAGAAGCACCCGGAGTGGTTCCACCACCGGCCGGACGGTTCGATCGCGTACGCGGAGAACCCGCCGAAGAAGTACCAGGACATCTATCCGATCGCGTTCGACAAGGACATGGACGGGATCGTCGCGGAGACCGTGCGGATCCTGCGCCACTGGATGGACCACGGGGTGCGGATCTTCCGCGTGGACAACCCGCACACCAAGCCGGTGGTGTTCTGGGAGCGGGTGATCGGCGAGATCAACCGGGCCGATCCGGACGTGATCTTCCTGGCGGAGGCGTTCACCCGGCCGGCGATGATGCGGACGCTCGGCGCGATCGGTTTCCAGCAGTCGTACACGTACTTCACCTGGCGCAACACCAAGGAGGAGCTGACGGAGTACCTCACCGAGCTGTCCGGGGAAACGGCCGCGCAGATGCGGCCGAACTTCTTCGTGAACACCCCCGACATCCTGCACGCCTACCTCCAGGAGGGCGGCCGGCCCGCGTTCGAGGCGCGGGCGGTGCTCGCGGCGACGCTGTCGCCCTCCTGGGGCATGTACGCCGGGTACGAGCTGTGCGAGAACACCCCGCTGCGGGAGGGCAGCGAGGAGTACCTCGACTCGGAGAAGTACGAACTGAGGCCCCGCGACTGGGAGTCGGCGGAGCGCGCCGGGACGACGATCACCCCGCTGATCACCGCCCTGAACCGGATCAGGCGCCGCCACCCGGCCCTCCGCCGGCTGCGGAACCTGACCTTCCACGACACCGACAACCCGCAGGTGATCGCGTACTCGAAGCGTTCGGGTTCGAACATCGTTCTGGTGGTCGTCAACCTCGACCCGCACCACACCCAGGAGGCTTCACTCTCGTTGAACATGCCGGAACTCGGCCTCGACTGGCACGAGACCGTGCCGGTGCGCGACGAGCTCACCGGCGAGACCTATCACTGGGGCAGGGCCGCTTACGTGCGCCTGGAACCGGGCGTCACGCCCGCGCACGTACTCGCCCTGCGACCGTCCCCGCAGACCGGAGGGTCACCCACCTCATGA
- a CDS encoding MFS transporter — MTPPGRGALALLASTQLLLIMDTAIVNVALPSVGEDLGSGSTGLSWVANAYLIAFGGLLLLGGRVADLLGHRRVFLGGLGLLAVASAAGGLAPGADLLVAARAVQGVGAALAAAAAFALLLLLFPDGPARHKALGVFAAMGGLGGVLGTVLGGVLTDLLGWRATFWLNVLLAAVLAALAVRILAPRSGAVLRGGFDLAGALTATAGLGLVAYALVGGSEAGWLSARTLGAGGAGLALLLAFAAVETRAAAPLVPPSVLARPALRLANVLAALAQTTLFPMFFLVSLYLQSVLGYAPLGGGLGLLPLSLVVVAVAPQTGRIIFRIGLHRAMTLGFVLLCAGTAWLALALTPDGTYPSTVLAPSLLLGAALPLVMVTTNVAATADAAPEETGLASGLVNTSQQFGSVLGLAVLVAVATTRTGDTTRTGDTGRTGDAGRTGAADAARAAAETAGFRAALLTGAAFAALAALLSVRPRVRERVPEPH, encoded by the coding sequence GTGACGCCCCCCGGACGCGGGGCGCTCGCCCTCCTCGCCTCCACACAGCTGCTGCTGATCATGGACACCGCGATCGTCAACGTCGCACTGCCCTCCGTCGGCGAGGACCTCGGCTCCGGCTCCACCGGCCTGTCCTGGGTCGCCAACGCCTACCTCATCGCCTTCGGCGGACTGCTCCTCCTCGGCGGACGCGTCGCCGACCTCCTCGGCCACCGGCGGGTCTTCCTCGGCGGCCTCGGCCTGCTCGCCGTCGCCTCCGCCGCCGGTGGTCTCGCCCCCGGCGCCGACCTCCTCGTCGCGGCCCGCGCCGTCCAGGGCGTCGGCGCCGCCCTCGCCGCGGCCGCCGCCTTCGCCCTGCTGCTCCTGCTCTTCCCCGACGGCCCCGCCCGGCACAAGGCCCTCGGCGTCTTCGCCGCCATGGGCGGCCTCGGCGGAGTCCTCGGCACGGTCCTCGGCGGCGTCCTCACCGACCTCCTCGGCTGGCGCGCCACGTTCTGGCTGAACGTGCTCCTCGCCGCCGTCCTCGCAGCCCTGGCCGTCCGGATCCTCGCCCCCCGTTCGGGAGCGGTCCTCCGCGGCGGCTTCGACCTCGCCGGGGCGCTCACCGCGACCGCCGGCCTCGGCCTCGTCGCCTACGCCCTCGTCGGCGGATCCGAGGCCGGTTGGCTCTCCGCCCGTACCCTCGGCGCCGGGGGAGCCGGCCTGGCGCTGCTGCTCGCCTTCGCCGCGGTCGAGACCCGGGCCGCCGCCCCGCTGGTGCCGCCCTCCGTCCTCGCCCGGCCCGCGCTCCGCCTCGCCAACGTCCTCGCCGCGCTCGCCCAGACCACGCTGTTCCCGATGTTCTTCCTGGTCAGCCTGTATCTGCAGAGCGTCCTCGGATACGCGCCCCTGGGCGGCGGCCTCGGACTGCTTCCGCTGTCCCTCGTCGTCGTCGCGGTCGCCCCGCAGACCGGCCGGATCATCTTCCGCATCGGCCTGCACCGGGCCATGACCCTCGGCTTCGTCCTGCTGTGCGCCGGGACCGCGTGGCTGGCCCTCGCGCTCACCCCGGACGGCACTTATCCGAGCACCGTCCTCGCCCCCAGCCTCCTCCTCGGCGCCGCCCTGCCGCTGGTCATGGTCACCACCAACGTGGCCGCCACCGCCGACGCCGCGCCCGAGGAGACCGGACTCGCCTCCGGACTCGTCAACACCAGCCAGCAGTTCGGCTCCGTCCTCGGCCTCGCCGTCCTGGTCGCCGTCGCCACCACCCGTACGGGAGACACCACCCGTACGGGAGACACCGGCCGCACGGGAGACGCCGGCCGCACCGGGGCCGCCGACGCGGCCCGCGCCGCCGCCGAGACCGCCGGCTTCCGCGCCGCCCTGCTCACCGGCGCCGCCTTCGCCGCGCTCGCCGCCCTGCTCTCCGTACGCCCGCGCGTACGGGAGCGGGTGCCCGAGCCGCACTGA